Proteins from a genomic interval of Papaver somniferum cultivar HN1 chromosome 4, ASM357369v1, whole genome shotgun sequence:
- the LOC113276377 gene encoding alpha-mannosidase 2-like, translating into MAFLSSYTGNNRRGSGWSNSILPTSITKPKLPRNAKSRRRTSLLDFFSSNFFCIGISISFLFFLAVIFRYGIPNPLSSTKFHTSSRSRKPINYRKPINSTSFAPSDGAVVDITTKGLYDRIEFLDVDGGPWKQGWRVGYKGNEWDNEKLKIIVVPHSHNDPGWKLTVEQYYDQQSRHILDTIVDSLSKDARRKFIWEEMSYLERWWRDSSQAKKESFTSLVKNGQLEIVGGGWVMNDEANSHFFAIIEQMTEGNMWLNETIGVVPKNAWAIDPFGYSPTMAYLLRRMGFENMLIQRTHYELKKELALHKNLEFIWRQNWDAEETTDIFVHMMPFYSYDVPHTCGPEPAVCCQFDFARMRGFMYELCPWGQHPVETDQDNVKERALTLLDQYKKKSTLYRTNTLLIPLGDDFRYISIDEAEAQFRNYQMLFDYINSNPDLNAEAKFGTLEDYFGTLREESERINYSLPGEIGSAQIGGFPSLSGDFFTYADRQQDYWSGYYVSRPFFKAVDRVLEQTLRASEIMLAFVLGNCQRASCEKFPTSFSYKFTAAKRNLALFQHHDGVTGTAKDHVVEDYGTRMHASLQDLQVFMSKAVEFLLGIRYDKLEQNPSMFEPEQVRSRYDVQPVHRAINALDGGAHSVVFFNPLEQTRDEIVMVIVDKPGVTVLDSNWSCVESQVAPEWQHDSGNIFSGRHRLYWRASVPALGLQTYYIANKFVGCEKAKQVKLKFITDSNPLPCPAPYACSRLEGETAEIRNQRQTLTFDAKLGLLHKVSSTGTVTVVGEEIGMYSSVGSGAYLFKPTGEAQPLIRAGGQMVISEGPLMQEFHSYPKTEWTQSPISHSTRIYNGENTVQELLIEKEYHVELIGQDFNDKELITRFKTDTDSKQIFYTDLNGFQMSRRETYDKIPLQGNYYPIPSLAFLQGSNGHRFSVHSRQSLGVASLKNGWLEIMLDRRLVRDDDRGLGQGVMDNRPLNIIFHILAESNISMSDPVSTPLPLNPSLLSHRIGAHLNYPMHTFISKKSQETSKRQPPRFFSPLAASLPCDLHIVNFKVPHPLRYFQQPPVDPRFVLMFQRRQWDSAYCRKGGTQCSKLAEEPVNLFNIFKDLDVVNARATSLNLLHDDTEMLGYAEQLADADQEGHVSISPMEIQAYKLELKPHR; encoded by the exons ATGGCGTTCTTGTCTTCCTACACAGGAAACAATCGCCGAGGAAGTGGATGGAGTAACTCTATACTCCCAACATCAATCACAAAACCAAAACTCCCCCGTAACGCCAAATCTCGTAGACGCACATCACTTTTAGATTTCTTCTCCTCTAATTTCTTCTGTATAGGTATTTCAAtctctttcttattcttcttagcTGTTATTTTTCGTTACGGTATTCCAAATCCATTATCATCTACAAAATTTCATACCAGTTCCAGGTCTAGAAAACCTATCAATTACAGAAAACCCATAAACAGTACTAGTTTTGCTCCCTCAGATGGTGCTGTTGTTGATATAACTACCAAGGGTTTATATGATAGGATTGAGTTTCTTGATGTTGACGGTGGACCATGGAAACAAGGATGGAGAGTTGGTTATAAAGGAAATGAGTGGGATAACGAGAAATTGAAAATTATTGTTGTTCCTCATTCACATAATGATCCTGGTTGGAAATTAACTGTTGAACAATATTATGATCAACAATCAAGACATATTCTTGATACCATTGTTGATTCTCTTTCTAAG GATGCTCGGCGGAAGTTTATATGGGAAGAGATGTCGTATTTGGAGAGATGGTGGAGAGATTCATCACAAGCGAAAAAGGAATCATTCACTAGTTTGGTGAAGAATGGGCAATTGGAAATTGTTGGAGGTGGTTGGGTGATGAACGATGAG GCAAATTCACATTTTTTTGCCATCATAGAGCAG ATGACAGAGGGAAATATGTGGTTGAATGAAACAATTGGGGTTGTCCCGAAAAATGCTTGGGCAATAGATCCATTTGGTTACTCACCTACCATGGCATATCTGCTCCGGCGCATGGGTTTTGAGAACATGCTTATTCAGAGAACCCACTATGAGCTGAAGAAAGAGCTCGCTCTGCATAAAAATTTGGAGTTTATATGGCGGCAGAACTGGGATGCCGAGGAAACCACTGACATCTTTGTACACATGATGCCTTTCTATTCTTATGATGTTCCACATACATGTGGCCCTGAGCCTGCAGTTTGTTGTCAGTTTGACTTTGCTCGAATGCGGGGCTTTATGTATGAGCTCTGTCCTTGGGGGCAGCATCCAGTTGAGACAGATCAAGACAATGTGAAGGAGCGTGCACTGACACTATTAGATCAATACAAGAAGAAGTCAACTCTATACAGAACAAACACTCTTCTCATTCCTCTAGGAGATGATTTTCGTTACATTAGCATTGATGAAGCAGAAGCCCAATTTAGAAATTACCAAATGCTATTTGATTATATcaattcaaaccctgatttgaatgctGAAGCAAAGTTTGGTACTCTTGAAGATTACTTTGGAACTCTACGTGAAGAGTCTGAAAGAATAAACTATTCTCTTCCTGGTGAGATAGGTTCTGCTCAGATAGGGGGTTTCCCTtctctatcaggtgatttctttACCTATGCAGATCGACAGCAGGACTACTGGAGTGGCTACTATGTATCTAGGCCATTCTTTAAAGCAGTTGATCGAGTATTGGAGCAGACGCTTCGTGCATCAGAGATAATGCTTGCTTTTGTGCTAGGAAACTGCCAAAGGGCATCGTGTGAAAAATTCCCTACTAGTTTCTCCTACAAGTTTACTGCCGCGAAGAGGAATCTAGCCCTTTTTCAGCATCATGATGGTGTAACTGGTACTGCTAAGGATCATGTGGTTGAGGACTATGGAACCCGGATGCACGCTTCGCTTCAGGATCTGCAAGTTTTTATGTCCAAAGCTGTTGAATTTCTGCTGGGGATTCGCTATGATAAACTGGAACAGAATCCCTCCATGTTTGAGCCAGAGCAGGTGAGATCAAGATATGATGTCCAACCTGTGCATAGAGCTATCAATGCTCTTGATGGAGGTGCTCATTCAGTTGTTTTCTTTAATCCTTTGGAGCAAACAAGAGATGAAATTGTGATGGTTATTGTTGACAAACCAGGAGTAACAGTTCTAGATTCGAACTGGTCTTGTGTAGAAAGTCAGGTTGCTCCTGAGTGGCAGCATGACAGTGGCAACATCTTTTCTGGGAGACATCGTCTCTATTGGCGAGCTTCTGTTCCCGCTTTGGGCTTGCAGACTTATTACATTGCTAACAAATTTGTTGGATGTGAAAAGGCCAAACAAGTGAAACTCAAGTTTATTACCGACTCTAACCCGTTGCCATGTCCAGCTCCATATGCTTGCTCAAGACTGGAAGGAGAAACAGCAGAGATCAGGAACCAGCGGCAGACACTCACATTTGATGCTAAGCTTGGGTTGTTGCATAAGGTAAGCAGCACTGGAACCGTCACCGTTGTAGGAGAAGAGATCGGCATGTACTCTAGTGTGGGTAGTGGTGCTTACCTTTTTAAACCAACTGGTGAGGCTCAGCCTTTAATACGTGCTGGTGGGCAGATGGTTATATCAGAGGGCCCTTTGATGCAGGAATTTCACTCTTATCCGAAAACAGAGTGGACCCAATCTCCCATCTCTCATAGCACTCGCATTTATAATGGAGAGAACACTGTTCAGGAGCTTCTCATTGAGAAGGAATACCATGTTGAGCTAATTGGCCAGGACTTCAATGACAAGGAACTGATAACTAGGTTCAAGACGGATACAGACAGCAAACAGATCTTTTATACTGATTTGAATGGTTTCCAGATGAGCCGAAGAGAGACATACGACAAGATCCCTCTGCAAGGAAATTACTATCCAATTCCCTCTCTTGCCTTTTTGCAGGGTTCAAATGGTCACCGGTTTTCTGTCCATTCTCGGCAGTCGCTGGGTGTGGCAAGCCTTAAAAATGGTTGGCTAGAGATTATGTTGGACCGCCGTTTGGTTAGAGATGATGATCGAGGTCTTGGACAAGGTGTAATGGATAACCGTCCATTGAACATAATTTTCCACATCCTTGCAGAGTCAAACATCTCCATGTCAGATCCTGTTTCCACTCCACTGCCCCTCAACCCTTCTCTTCTCTCACATCGCATAGGCGCCCACTTGAACTACCCAATGCACACATTTATATCCAAGAAATCACAGGAAACATCGAAACGGCAACCACCAAGATTCTTTTCCCCTTTAGCAGCTTCTTTACCATGTGACTTGCATATAGTGAATTTCAAGGTACCACATCCTCTGAGATATTTCCAGCAGCCTCCTGTAGATCCCAGATTTGTTTTGATGTTCCAGAGGAGGCAGTGGGATTCTGCTTATTGTCGGAAAGGAGGGACACAGTGCTCAAAGCTAGCCGAGGAGCCTGTTAACTTATTCAACATATTCAAAGATCTCGATGTTGTGAATGCCAGAGCAACTTCCTTGAATCTCTTACATGATGACACAGAGATGCTTGGGTATGCTGAGCAGTTGGCGGATGCTGATCAGGAGGGACATGTGTCCATTTCTCCCATGGAGATACAAGCTTACAAACTAGAGCTGAAACCACACCGATGA